In a genomic window of Corynebacterium coyleae:
- a CDS encoding cupin domain-containing protein produces MSDPKPLPTAMLGFIDNLADRIEYAENSTVSKTLMQAEGINVVLFSFDKDEELSEHTAAMPVIVQALEGELEITGDGKTVILKPGGLVHFTTRLPHAVKALTRAKMVLYMLK; encoded by the coding sequence ATGAGTGACCCCAAACCCCTCCCGACGGCCATGCTCGGCTTCATAGACAACCTCGCCGACCGCATCGAATACGCAGAAAATTCCACCGTCTCAAAGACGCTTATGCAGGCAGAAGGCATTAACGTCGTGCTGTTCTCTTTCGACAAGGACGAGGAGCTCTCGGAACACACCGCGGCCATGCCCGTAATAGTGCAAGCCCTAGAAGGCGAACTAGAAATCACCGGCGACGGCAAGACCGTCATATTGAAGCCAGGAGGCCTGGTTCACTTCACGACGAGACTCCCCCACGCGGTAAAAGCCCTGACCAGGGCAAAAATGGTGCTCTACATGCTCAAGTAG
- a CDS encoding transposase, with the protein MFGKTRGAVAQEYGVSSSSLGRWVAKAEGTLGTGSGSHMRAADAASQDPAEMAKRIKELERENEFLKKAAAFFATEHTTRTSSR; encoded by the coding sequence ATGTTCGGCAAGACTCGTGGTGCCGTGGCCCAGGAGTACGGGGTGTCGTCCTCGTCGTTGGGACGCTGGGTGGCCAAAGCCGAAGGCACCTTGGGCACTGGTTCCGGCAGCCACATGCGCGCTGCTGATGCCGCGTCGCAGGACCCGGCAGAGATGGCAAAGCGGATCAAAGAGCTCGAGCGTGAAAACGAGTTTTTAAAAAAAGCGGCCGCCTTCTTCGCCACGGAGCACACCACGAGGACCTCTTCGCGGTAA
- a CDS encoding type ISP restriction/modification enzyme: MQSGLIDPKDLARKYANELHATEIMLLAYYVAAVNIETTFNALQAETAQREDLPEPEYVPFEGIALADTFQIHEDGDILDLAVFKNNNERIVRQKKAPINVIVGNPPYSVGQTSANDNNANLKYPTLDARIAETYAAKSTATNKNSLYDSYLRAFRWATDRIGDQGVVAFVSNGGWVDANTGDGVRLSLAEDYSDIYLLNLRGNARTSGEERKKEAGNVFGGGSRTPISVAICVKDPNKSGFVLHYRDIGDYLSAEEKLAIVNTSTIENVDWQSIVPNQHGDWLNQRSDEFATWPVIGEKKDTVTTFFGAYSAGLKTGRDAWSYSSATAQLVENIGTHVANYRQAQDLLRNEGFEESKRGVDALFTQHPELVDSTRGSWNVNLRQELARGTEIAVDTDRVFTSLYRPFFKQRNYFAKELIDRQYQLPSMFPTLHHHNIGYVTTSPGDSVPLGTLATNIMPDLHTLATSQYFSRFTWEPVEASDGGLFGEGASISEGESSIYGQVGEVVAGYVRKDNITDEIKALYRDALDADVTGDDIFHFVYGKLHDPNYREAYAADLKKMLPHIETPGSREEFDKLARSGKELMDLHVGYEDVQPYPLDIAVKGDESDPETWRVLKMKWARKKDPETDKNVNDVTKLIYNKRVTIAGIPAEADEYMLGSRSALAWLIDRYQVKKDKASGIVNDPNDWADEVGNPRYIVDLIGKVTRVAVETVRIVEGLRE, encoded by the coding sequence TTGCAGTCCGGATTGATCGATCCGAAGGATCTGGCCCGCAAGTACGCCAATGAGTTGCACGCGACCGAGATCATGCTGCTGGCGTATTACGTGGCTGCGGTGAATATCGAAACGACGTTTAACGCGTTGCAAGCCGAGACGGCGCAGCGCGAAGACCTACCGGAGCCGGAGTATGTGCCGTTTGAGGGCATTGCGCTTGCCGATACCTTCCAGATCCACGAGGACGGCGACATCCTGGATCTGGCGGTATTTAAGAACAACAACGAGCGCATTGTTCGTCAGAAGAAGGCCCCGATCAATGTCATCGTGGGCAACCCGCCGTACTCAGTAGGTCAGACGAGCGCGAACGATAACAACGCGAACCTGAAGTATCCAACACTGGACGCACGCATCGCGGAGACGTACGCGGCGAAGTCGACGGCGACGAATAAGAACTCCCTGTACGACTCATATCTGCGCGCGTTCCGGTGGGCCACCGACCGGATTGGGGATCAAGGTGTTGTGGCGTTTGTGTCGAACGGTGGTTGGGTGGATGCCAACACTGGTGATGGTGTCCGCCTATCGCTCGCTGAAGATTATTCAGACATCTACTTGCTGAATCTACGGGGAAATGCCCGTACCTCAGGAGAAGAACGTAAGAAAGAAGCCGGAAACGTCTTCGGTGGCGGCTCACGCACGCCCATTTCAGTAGCGATTTGTGTCAAAGATCCAAACAAGTCGGGATTCGTTCTGCATTACCGCGACATTGGGGACTATCTGTCAGCGGAAGAAAAGCTTGCGATCGTGAATACGTCGACGATTGAGAATGTTGATTGGCAGTCAATTGTGCCGAATCAGCATGGAGATTGGTTGAACCAGCGCAGCGACGAGTTTGCGACCTGGCCGGTTATTGGCGAGAAGAAGGACACCGTCACGACGTTCTTTGGCGCCTATTCCGCAGGGTTAAAAACTGGCCGTGATGCTTGGTCGTATTCTTCTGCAACCGCCCAACTCGTAGAAAACATCGGGACGCACGTTGCGAACTACCGCCAAGCGCAAGACCTGTTGCGAAACGAAGGGTTTGAGGAAAGCAAACGGGGCGTAGACGCATTGTTTACACAACACCCGGAATTGGTGGATAGCACGCGAGGTTCATGGAATGTCAACCTGAGGCAGGAGTTAGCCCGCGGAACCGAGATCGCGGTTGATACGGACCGTGTGTTCACATCGTTGTACCGCCCGTTTTTCAAACAGCGGAATTATTTCGCGAAAGAATTGATCGACAGACAGTATCAATTGCCTTCGATGTTCCCGACGCTGCACCATCACAACATCGGGTACGTCACCACCAGCCCAGGCGATAGCGTGCCGTTGGGAACGCTGGCGACAAACATCATGCCTGATCTTCACACCCTCGCGACTTCTCAGTACTTCTCACGTTTCACCTGGGAGCCAGTAGAGGCGTCGGATGGTGGGTTGTTCGGCGAGGGGGCGTCGATAAGCGAAGGCGAGTCCTCGATTTATGGGCAGGTTGGCGAGGTCGTTGCGGGTTATGTGCGCAAGGACAACATCACCGACGAGATCAAGGCGCTCTACCGCGACGCGCTGGATGCCGATGTCACTGGTGACGACATCTTCCACTTCGTTTACGGCAAGCTGCACGATCCGAACTATCGGGAGGCGTATGCGGCGGATTTGAAGAAGATGCTGCCGCACATTGAAACGCCGGGTTCGCGTGAAGAGTTCGACAAGTTGGCGCGTTCCGGCAAGGAACTGATGGACCTGCACGTCGGGTACGAGGATGTGCAGCCGTACCCGCTGGATATCGCGGTCAAGGGCGACGAGTCCGACCCGGAGACCTGGCGTGTGTTGAAGATGAAGTGGGCACGTAAGAAGGACCCAGAGACCGACAAGAACGTCAACGACGTGACCAAGTTGATTTACAACAAGCGGGTCACCATCGCGGGTATCCCGGCTGAGGCTGATGAGTACATGCTGGGGTCGCGTTCCGCGTTGGCGTGGCTGATTGATCGCTACCAGGTGAAGAAGGACAAGGCGTCTGGGATTGTCAACGACCCGAACGATTGGGCCGATGAGGTTGGCAACCCGCGCTACATCGTGGATCTGATTGGCAAGGTGACCCGGGTTGCGGTGGAGACGGTACGGATCGTGGAGGGGCTGCGAGAATAA
- a CDS encoding addiction module antidote protein has translation MKEVTFSAFDASKYLDSQEAVNDYLAIALEDGDTKTVQVVLRDIARAHGMSQLAKETQLNRESLYKSLSKDGNPSFAAITKIMKALGLKITLATQNA, from the coding sequence GTGAAGGAAGTAACATTTTCAGCGTTCGATGCAAGCAAATATCTCGATAGCCAAGAAGCAGTGAACGATTACCTGGCTATCGCACTCGAAGACGGCGATACGAAAACCGTTCAGGTGGTTTTGCGTGACATTGCAAGGGCACACGGCATGAGCCAGCTCGCTAAAGAGACTCAACTCAACCGTGAATCCCTCTACAAGTCACTATCAAAAGACGGTAACCCGTCCTTTGCGGCTATCACGAAAATCATGAAAGCCCTGGGACTCAAAATAACTCTCGCTACACAAAATGCCTAG
- a CDS encoding DUF4411 family protein, which produces MAAPLFPGPTISKRYTTLRDATHSRKCLVVTSEQPAPNSKRKIKIPDACDAMNVSYFGPFDLYRKLGLRFH; this is translated from the coding sequence ATGGCCGCCCCACTATTTCCGGGGCCCACCATCAGCAAGCGTTACACCACACTAAGGGACGCAACCCATAGCAGAAAGTGTCTTGTAGTTACTTCAGAGCAACCGGCGCCCAACTCGAAGAGGAAGATTAAGATTCCGGATGCCTGTGATGCCATGAACGTGAGTTACTTCGGCCCGTTCGATCTCTATCGGAAACTGGGGCTTCGGTTCCATTAG
- a CDS encoding type II toxin-antitoxin system RelE/ParE family toxin, producing the protein MEIISSSLFDAWLGELKDKHAQRRILYAIARCEAHGRMIGDIKPVGEKVSEMRFHFGPGYRVYYTRLGAITVFLLAGGDKSSQDKDIRTAQKLAQQVREEQS; encoded by the coding sequence GTGGAGATCATTTCCAGCAGCTTGTTTGACGCCTGGTTAGGTGAGCTAAAAGACAAACATGCTCAGCGACGCATTTTGTATGCAATAGCCCGATGCGAAGCACACGGAAGAATGATTGGAGACATCAAACCCGTTGGCGAGAAGGTTAGCGAGATGAGATTTCATTTCGGGCCCGGCTATCGGGTGTACTACACCCGACTAGGCGCAATAACGGTTTTCCTGCTGGCCGGAGGAGATAAATCCAGCCAGGATAAAGATATTCGAACAGCTCAAAAGCTCGCACAACAGGTAAGGGAGGAACAGTCGTGA
- a CDS encoding class I SAM-dependent methyltransferase: MSKNPSIPQSDRSTKTAAGHWVLARAGKRVLRPGGLKLTTRMLDKADISGREVVEFAPGLGRTAKLIVDRGVSSYVGVDQDPDAVANVQDVVTPHGGKVINAQAQNTGLPDASADVVIGEAMLTMQGEKGKDEIVAEAFRLLAPGGCYAIHELGLTPNDIDAQLADNLRKQLAQTIRVNARPLTENEWCKVLENAGFTIEWVGFEPMALLSPRRNLADEGLLGVARIIKNVLRDKDLRQRILTMRATFNEYKDQLTGIAVVARKPKTQED, translated from the coding sequence GTGTCAAAGAATCCTTCCATTCCGCAAAGTGATCGCTCTACAAAAACCGCCGCCGGGCATTGGGTGCTGGCGCGCGCCGGGAAACGGGTCTTGCGTCCCGGTGGCCTGAAGCTCACCACGCGCATGCTGGATAAAGCAGATATTTCCGGCCGCGAAGTGGTGGAATTCGCCCCAGGTTTGGGGCGAACAGCGAAACTCATAGTCGACCGCGGCGTTTCCTCATATGTAGGAGTCGACCAAGATCCCGATGCCGTCGCAAACGTGCAAGACGTCGTCACCCCGCATGGCGGAAAGGTTATTAACGCGCAAGCCCAGAACACCGGCCTGCCAGACGCCTCGGCTGACGTAGTGATTGGCGAAGCCATGCTGACGATGCAGGGCGAAAAGGGCAAGGACGAGATCGTGGCCGAAGCGTTTCGGCTGCTCGCTCCAGGCGGCTGCTACGCGATCCACGAGCTTGGGCTCACCCCTAACGATATTGACGCCCAGCTTGCCGACAACTTGCGTAAGCAGTTGGCCCAGACGATTCGCGTCAACGCCCGCCCGCTAACAGAAAACGAATGGTGCAAGGTGCTTGAAAACGCTGGCTTTACCATCGAATGGGTTGGTTTCGAGCCGATGGCGTTGCTATCGCCGCGACGCAATCTAGCCGACGAAGGGCTGCTCGGGGTAGCGCGCATTATCAAGAATGTTCTCCGCGACAAGGATCTACGCCAGCGTATTTTGACCATGCGCGCCACGTTCAACGAATACAAAGATCAGCTCACCGGAATCGCGGTCGTTGCCCGCAAACCCAAGACGCAAGAAGACTGA